The Paenibacillus pabuli DNA segment TTGGCTCCATCTACCTGGACATGATCAATAACGGATTAGGCTCATTGCACCTTAAAAGGTGATCATGGCTCCTTTTTTATCCAATACGGCAGGGTCCTTTTTGTTTACACATTCCCTATATTAAACGACGAACAGATGGATGACAAAAATTATGGTTGACGGTGGCAGATCAGGTTCTATATTATGTACGAAGAACGTTCTGCATAAAATATAAAATGAATTGGCGTGTTACCACCCCAGAGGGCATGAGCCAAGAAGCGAACCTGAGACTATATTCGCTCCTTGGCTCTTTTTGCGTTCCGGAGGTCTGAAAGCGTTAACTTTAGAAACGAGGAGGCGGTGAACCGTGAGTAAAGAAATGATGCTGCAGGTAGAGCGGGTCGTCGGCAGCAATATTGTTCTGGCCCGGTCGCACCAGAATACCAAGGAGTATGTACTGATCGGTAAAGGGTTGGGATTTGCATTCAAGGCGGAAAGCACCGTCCAGGCCGATGATCCGCGGATTGAGAAAAGGTTCCGGCTGGAAGACCGGGAGGAATGGGGGCAGGCGCAGGAGCTGATGAAGGACTTGGACCCCAATGTCATCGACATCTCTGACCGGATTATCCGTCTCATCGCTGATCAGTTTCCCGGCAAGCTGAATGACAAGATCTACCTTGCTCTTCCGAGTCATATTCAGTTCACCTTATATCGTATCCGCAACGGGATGGAGATTCTGAATCCTTTCCTTACGGAGACAAAGCTTAGTTTTCCGAAAGAATTCGAACTCGCCTCAGAAGCAGCGGCCATGATCGGAGAGGCCTTTGGCGTAGAGGTACCGGAGGATGAGGCCGGGTTCCTGACATACCATGTGTACTCCTCCGTAAATCACGTCCCTGTCGGACAGCTGGTTAAGGTATCCAATGTGATCAGCAAGCTTCAGTCCATTATTGAAGAGGAAGGTGGCGTTCAATTTGACCAGGGCAGCCTTAGCCAGGCAAGACTCATGATACACCTGCGCTTCTCCATGGAACGCCTGTATCAGCAGCCGATGACGGCCCCCACCTTCGCACAATATGTGAAAAATGAATATCCGTCCGAATACCAGCTGGCCAGAAAACTGAGCGCTGTAATGGCCGAGGATTTGGGGACAGAGGTACCTGAAGAAGAAACGGCTTTTCTCGCCATGCATTTATATCGGCTTTTTCAAAGCCATGCCAAAACCAACAACAGAAAGGACAACACACAATGATCTGGAAATGGAAAAACAACAAATCTGCCAAAATATCTGAAACGATATCCGTCGCCTCCCCGCTCACCGGAACCTGTGTCAGTTTGGAAGAAGTGCCTGACGAAGCGTTCGCGCAAGGACTTATGGGACCGGGAGTTGCAGTGATTCCCCAGGAGGGCAGGCTGGTCGCCCCTATCGACGGAACTGTGGTGCACCTGATCAAATCGCACCATGCCGTAATGATTGAGCACGCTTCCGGGCTGCAGCTCCTGCTGCATATCGGTATGAATACTGTCAGCCTGAAAGGACAGGGCTTCACACCCCGAGTGCAGACCGGGGATCAGGTCGCTGTCGGTCAGACCCTGATTGAATTTGACCTGAATGCGATCGCTTCGGCCGGTTATCCGGTCATCACCCCTGTCATCGTTGCGAATGCGGCTGAACAGCAATGGGAGTCGAACCCGGATTATGGCCGCGTAGAAGCAGGCATGGGAACTATCATGAAAGTCAGCTTGTCCAAATAACCTAAATCAAAAAAAGAAAGGAAGAACAATATGCTCAAAGCACTGCAAAAGCTGGGAAGATCCTTGATGCTTCCTGTAGCAACCCTGCCTGCGGCAGGAATTCTTCAAGGCCTCGGTCTTCTTGATTATGAAAAGGACATTCCGCTCGGTCCCGTGATCGGGGGATTTCTTAATCAGTATGTAGTTCCATTCCTGAATGAGGGAGCGGGGGCGATCTTCGGCAACCTTGCGCTCATCTTCGCCATTGGGGTGGCAATCGGACTGGCGGGGGATGCGGTCGCCGCGCTTTCCGCCCTGATCGCTTATATGGTGCTGACGCGGATTCTGGGAGCCGTTCCAGGTGTATTCGGCTATATTCCTGACGATGTTAAGCTGGATATGGGCGTATTGGGCGGTATATTTGCCGGACTGCTTGCAGCCTATATGTATAAAAAATACCATAATATCAAGCTTCCTGACTGGCTCGGCTTCTTCTCCGGCAAACGCTTTGTGCCGATGGTCACCGCCGGCTCCATGCTGGTGTTGGCCATCCTGTTCGGCATGATCTGGAGCCCGATTCAGAATGCCATCGGCGCTTTCGGCGCCTGGATTGTAGACTTTGGCGGCGTTGGCTCCATGGTGTTCATGATCGCCAACCGCCTGCTTATCCCGCTTGGTCTGCATCATGTCCTCAACTCCATTGCCTGGTTCCAGATCGGAGATTATACCAATGCAGCCGGGGAAGTCGTGCACGGCGACCTGACCCGCTTCTTCAACGGAGACCCTACGGCAGGCATGTTCATGTCTGGCTTCTTCCCGATTATGATGTTCGCTCTTCCGGCGGCGGCGCTTGCCTTGATTCATACAGCCCGGCCTGAAAAGCGTAAAATGGTCGCTTCAATCTTTATCGGCGCAGCGGTGGCTTCGTTCTTAACGGGTATTACCGAGCCGCTCGAGTTCTCCTTCATGTTTGCGGCGCCTCTGCTGTACGTTGTACATGCTATTCTTACCGGTGCTGCGGCCCTGATCATGTACCTGCTGGATGTTAAGCTGGGCTTCGCCTTCTCAGCAGGTCTGATTGATTACCTCGTGAACATGAAGCTGTCGACCAATCCGCTGCTCATGATCCCGGTCGGTCTCGCATTTGCGGTCGTCTATTATTTCCTTTTCCGGTTCATGATTGTCAAGTTTAACCTGAAAACGCCGGGACGCGAGGATGACGCTAATGATGCCGATGCCCCCTCTAATGCTTCCGCCGTGGCAGCGGCGTCTGCCGACACCAAGGCTGGCAAAGTGCTCGCGGAGATCGGTGGCGCAGACAATATCGAGAGCATCGACGCCTGCATCACTCGCCTCCGGCTAGTTGTTAGGGACGACAAAGCGGTCAACGACCAGGCGCTCAAACAGCTTGGCGCTTCCGGCGTCATGAGGCTCGGTGGCGGAGCTGTGCAGGTCATCTTCGGCACCCAGTCCGAAATCCTGAAGGATGAGATTAAAAGGCTGATGTAACGCTCGTCCTCCTTTGAGTTTAAAAGGTCGAGAACAAGGGTATGTTCCCCTGTTCTCGACCTTTTTTTGTTAACCAAGAAGCGAAGGATATTCTATTAAATCGGTTTCGATTAAAAAAGAGCGCAAGCTATACGCTCACTCTCTCCTTGTTAATAGACAAATCTTCGCTGTGCCCAATAACTGAACAGGAAAACAGATACTTCCGTCAATACCTTGGCCGCGATCAGCGGGATAATCAGTTTTTCGTTATAGAAGTATAGCAGTCCGTAATTTAATAGCAGTACCAGGATGACTAAAGAGAAGTATTTGGGCAAAGACTGACGTACCTTCGATGTTCTTCCCCCGGCTGAAAATACATACTTCCGGTTGATCGTGTAGTTAAAAATCGAACTGCATAACCTTGCCGTGACAACTGACAGAAATAGATTATGCGTGAAATACTGGATGACAAACAGTAGTCCAAAATCGATCAGCGCGGACAGTACCGATGATGTACTGAACATGAGAATCGGCATATAAATGCGGAACGAGTCTACCAGCGGGCGAAAATGAGAGGATTTGTTATGATCCAGATATACGGTATCAATAAACTCCTCGGTGATTTCGTATCCCTCTTTGCGTGCGGTTAACAACATGTTCATCTCATACTCAAAACGATCCCCCGGGATCTGGCATAACCAGTCCAGCATCGAATAGGGAAAACCACGCAGACCAGTCTGTGTATCATATACTTTGGCCCCCGTCGTGAGAGAGAAGACCGCTCGTGTGACGGTATTACCAAAACGACTGCGTGCAGGAATCGTGCCGCTGAAGCGGCGGCTTCCGAGTACAATGCCTGGTGTGGTTTGCTCCAGCAGCACATCGAAGATACGCCGGATATCATGCGGCAGATGCTGACCATCACTGTCGGCACATACGACGCCACCTTGTGGTCCGAATTCCTTGATGTACTGGAAGCCTGTCTTCAGTGCTCGTCCCTTGCCGAGATTCTCTGGATGAGTCAGCACGGTGCATCCATACGCCTCAGCTGTCTCGAAAATCCCTCGGAATTCCTGGCCGCTGCCATCATCCACAATCACAATAGGCCCCAGTTGAAACGTCTGCAATTGCAAAATTAGATTTAATAATCGTACGTCCGGTTCGTAGGATGGAATTAATATGGTCATGATCATTGTCCCTCCTTGAGGTAAAGGATGTCACTTACGCCGCGTTCCTGATTTCTGCCCAGAGGATTATTCACGACTCTGCCCATGAAATACATCGTGGATGAACCACCGCCGTCCAGGTTATAGGCTTCTGTTGCTCCGAGGCCCTTCATCACGTCCGCGAGCTCTGCCAGCGTCATCCCCCGGCTGTCGTCCTGCCTTCCGTCCACTACAACGAATACATAATGATTTGGAGCAATCATGCCAATGGCCGTCCTCGGATTCGCATCCTGAATGGAACGATTACCGAAGTTGTTATCGATTTTTACACTGCTAAAATCACTTACGATTTCCCCGTCCTGAATCAGAATGGGACCAAACGACAGCGTATTGGTCGCACCTTCGGCCAGCAGCTCCGAAGAGGAAACTTCCGTCTCGTTATACGTCTTCATTGTCCCATCAACGAATAGTGCCATCGCATCACGAACCGGATCATCCCGGTATACTGTACCATTGCGGATAATGACGCCATCATCACGAAAACCGTAGTAATCACCATTAATGGCGAATATCGCGTTGTTCGCTGCAGCAATCTCTGAGGTATTTTCCGTAATATTCGTGCCGAAGCTGTTATCCGCCAAAGCCGAGCGTAGACTGCTTGCGTCCGTCATCTGTACATCTGCGACGTAATACGTCATCTGGTCCGCACCGGAGCCGGTCTGCACCTTCTCGATGTTCACCTGCATATCGTCACTGGAATAGTTCCAATCATCAGAGGTTGCATTGACCTCCGCTGCTGTGGTTGACGTATCGTTTGTACTGCTGCTAGTGGCCGACGCATTATCATCCGCCACGACCATTTCCACATGCCGGATCAGGTAACGGTCAGCCAGACTGTAGACAATTCCGCCGATCCCAAGGACAACGACAAGTGTGGCAATCAGCCATTTTCGCCTTTTATTCGGGTTTGCTTTTCTATGTGGATCTTTCGGATTGGGTTTATCATACATTCTCATCATTGAAGCCACCTCTTCATCATCTAAGTTCTTAAAGCCATGATAGGCGGGATAGCTTAAATGAATCTGAAACCTATCCAAAGGCAAAAAAAGAAGGTCACCTCCTCCCTTTTAGGGGGTAGATAACCTTCAAACAAATGGATACATCTATGAGCGACTTCAACATAGGGTTGGCATAAACAAGAATGTGACCAGACTCCTTTCAATCATGAGAACCGATACATTCATCTCCTGTCTTCACCTACTCGCCTGCAAATAGTGCATCGTACGCAGGACATGGCCGCTTCTCCTGGAAATCCGCTAATGCCGGTGGCTGCTTGGCATAAATTTCGTTCAATGATGTGCCTTGATAAATGTTTCCAATCACTACCGGATGACACAGCTCACAGATGAGAATGTCCCCGTTGCCGTGCAAATGCAGCTGTTTCGTTCCGTCCACACAATTGGAGAAATATACACCTGGCTGCTCACGCAATCCCAATAGATCGGCGAAGCGATCCATACAGGTGAAATATAGGGTCGTGTCGTCCTTTTTGTGTTTAATCAGCTCATTTACGGAGTGAATAAGGGATTCCCTCGTTACAATGTTGCTCCAATCGCTGTGCGGCATCACAATACTGTTCTGAATCTCGTGAATGCGTACACCCAGATCATAGACCTTTTCGCTAATGGCCAGCATGTTCGCTTGTGTTCCCTCAAACAGCAGGGTTTCCAGTACCGTC contains these protein-coding regions:
- a CDS encoding PRD domain-containing protein; translation: MSKEMMLQVERVVGSNIVLARSHQNTKEYVLIGKGLGFAFKAESTVQADDPRIEKRFRLEDREEWGQAQELMKDLDPNVIDISDRIIRLIADQFPGKLNDKIYLALPSHIQFTLYRIRNGMEILNPFLTETKLSFPKEFELASEAAAMIGEAFGVEVPEDEAGFLTYHVYSSVNHVPVGQLVKVSNVISKLQSIIEEEGGVQFDQGSLSQARLMIHLRFSMERLYQQPMTAPTFAQYVKNEYPSEYQLARKLSAVMAEDLGTEVPEEETAFLAMHLYRLFQSHAKTNNRKDNTQ
- a CDS encoding PTS sugar transporter subunit IIA: MIWKWKNNKSAKISETISVASPLTGTCVSLEEVPDEAFAQGLMGPGVAVIPQEGRLVAPIDGTVVHLIKSHHAVMIEHASGLQLLLHIGMNTVSLKGQGFTPRVQTGDQVAVGQTLIEFDLNAIASAGYPVITPVIVANAAEQQWESNPDYGRVEAGMGTIMKVSLSK
- a CDS encoding PTS transporter subunit EIIC, whose product is MLKALQKLGRSLMLPVATLPAAGILQGLGLLDYEKDIPLGPVIGGFLNQYVVPFLNEGAGAIFGNLALIFAIGVAIGLAGDAVAALSALIAYMVLTRILGAVPGVFGYIPDDVKLDMGVLGGIFAGLLAAYMYKKYHNIKLPDWLGFFSGKRFVPMVTAGSMLVLAILFGMIWSPIQNAIGAFGAWIVDFGGVGSMVFMIANRLLIPLGLHHVLNSIAWFQIGDYTNAAGEVVHGDLTRFFNGDPTAGMFMSGFFPIMMFALPAAALALIHTARPEKRKMVASIFIGAAVASFLTGITEPLEFSFMFAAPLLYVVHAILTGAAALIMYLLDVKLGFAFSAGLIDYLVNMKLSTNPLLMIPVGLAFAVVYYFLFRFMIVKFNLKTPGREDDANDADAPSNASAVAAASADTKAGKVLAEIGGADNIESIDACITRLRLVVRDDKAVNDQALKQLGASGVMRLGGGAVQVIFGTQSEILKDEIKRLM
- a CDS encoding bifunctional glycosyltransferase family 2/GtrA family protein, with the protein product MTILIPSYEPDVRLLNLILQLQTFQLGPIVIVDDGSGQEFRGIFETAEAYGCTVLTHPENLGKGRALKTGFQYIKEFGPQGGVVCADSDGQHLPHDIRRIFDVLLEQTTPGIVLGSRRFSGTIPARSRFGNTVTRAVFSLTTGAKVYDTQTGLRGFPYSMLDWLCQIPGDRFEYEMNMLLTARKEGYEITEEFIDTVYLDHNKSSHFRPLVDSFRIYMPILMFSTSSVLSALIDFGLLFVIQYFTHNLFLSVVTARLCSSIFNYTINRKYVFSAGGRTSKVRQSLPKYFSLVILVLLLNYGLLYFYNEKLIIPLIAAKVLTEVSVFLFSYWAQRRFVY
- a CDS encoding phosphodiester glycosidase family protein is translated as MMRMYDKPNPKDPHRKANPNKRRKWLIATLVVVLGIGGIVYSLADRYLIRHVEMVVADDNASATSSSTNDTSTTAAEVNATSDDWNYSSDDMQVNIEKVQTGSGADQMTYYVADVQMTDASSLRSALADNSFGTNITENTSEIAAANNAIFAINGDYYGFRDDGVIIRNGTVYRDDPVRDAMALFVDGTMKTYNETEVSSSELLAEGATNTLSFGPILIQDGEIVSDFSSVKIDNNFGNRSIQDANPRTAIGMIAPNHYVFVVVDGRQDDSRGMTLAELADVMKGLGATEAYNLDGGGSSTMYFMGRVVNNPLGRNQERGVSDILYLKEGQ
- a CDS encoding radical SAM protein, with the protein product MTAKNRYKSLELETPGVYELEGLEVGVTSNCNFKCDYCCAYNRDDGQCIDAQEVIRIIGELPRLKRVRLSGGEVTLKFQDCLDIVTYCAAHGIDTQLNTNASLLTEERIHALRDAGLSNIHISFNYTDADAYSAYYRVHPRMYERLERNIRLCTEAGLETVLETLLFEGTQANMLAISEKVYDLGVRIHEIQNSIVMPHSDWSNIVTRESLIHSVNELIKHKKDDTTLYFTCMDRFADLLGLREQPGVYFSNCVDGTKQLHLHGNGDILICELCHPVVIGNIYQGTSLNEIYAKQPPALADFQEKRPCPAYDALFAGE